From one Coffea eugenioides isolate CCC68of chromosome 11, Ceug_1.0, whole genome shotgun sequence genomic stretch:
- the LOC113753056 gene encoding F-box protein SKIP28, producing the protein MEENLVQDASDTPLQQEGMPHEVLFLVLSYLPLYELLVMAQVCRSVKEVLTYDILPWLNMVVGKPLNKRFNDVHLLKITSKADGRLKTLALLNCSKITDEGLQQVIARNPYITRLWLPACTSLSPSGVIEAVKLLTKNKHRLKSLRINGIYNLKKEDLEILHCLIDDESHPWQKKGLNFYHEYKEFSTFKHSYPPIDVEICPKCKEARVVFDCPRDSCRSMRQQQKLECRGCQHCILRCEECGMCIKDEDPVEAACVDVLCLGCWLQLPKCSFCNKPYCSQHADQKCSLVGSSGFVCIDCHARFIEN; encoded by the exons ATGGAAGAGAACTTAGTGCAAGATGCCTCAGATACTCCTCTCCAACAAGAAGGGATGCCCCATGAAGTTCTATTTCTTGTCTTGTCTTATCTTCCTCTATATGAACTTCTTGTTATGGCTCAAGTCTGCAGATCAGTAAAAGAAGTTCTTACCTATGATATCTTGCCATGGCTGAATATGGTGGTGGGAAAGCCATTGAACAAGCGTTTCAACGATGTCCATCTGCTCAAAATTACCTCAAAAGCAGATGGTAGGCTAAAAACTCTGGCCTTGTTGAATTGCTCAAAGATTACAGACGAGGGGCTTCAGCAGGTCATAGCAAGAAATCCTTACATAACCAGA CTCTGGTTACCAGCTTGCACCAGCTTAAGCCCCAGTGGAGTGATTGAAGCAGTGAAGCTGCTTACCAAAAATAAGCACAGATTAAAGAGCCTAAGGATCAACGGCATCTATAATTTGAAGAAAGAAGATCTTGAAATACTACACTGTCTAATTGATGATGAAAGCCACCCATGGCAGAAGAAAGGATTGAACTTCTATCATGAGTACAAAGAGTTTTCAACATTTAAACATTCATATCCTCCTATTGATGTGGAAATATGCCCAAAATGTAAAGAAGCAAGAGTGGTTTTTGACTGCCCTAGAGATTCTTGCAGAAGTATGAGGCAGCAGCAGAAGCTTGAGTGCAGGGGATGCCAACACTGCATCCTAAGGTGTGAAGAATGTGGTATGTGTATCAAAGATGAAGATCCAGTAGAGGCAGCTTGTGTGGATGTATTATGTTTAGGCTGCTGGCTTCAGCTACCAAAATGTAGTTTTTGCAACAAACCTTACTGTAGCCAACATGCAGATCAAAAGTGCAGCCTAGTAGGCTCTTCAGGATTTGTATGTATAGATTGTCATGCAAGATTTATAGAGAATTAA